From Asterias amurensis chromosome 3, ASM3211899v1, a single genomic window includes:
- the LOC139934990 gene encoding (Lyso)-N-acylphosphatidylethanolamine lipase-like, which produces MFYRGLIKRTFCELRRCIFINNNLKNFGCRLRSTTMTTMSAPIAEGEVDSQQMVSSESYQDISNNNEESSAGWFSNRTWGRWSPTSAKLLQQAEESILSCIKTKYEGKFVPITSEDKLWTIKLNPSEASDKTPVVLVHGFASGVGLWSLNLDALSEKQPLYAFDMLGFGRSSRPKMPNDPELAEKEFVDAMEKWRSKVGIEKMVLVGHSLGGYLTYSYSIQHPERVQHLVLADPWGFSEKPPAEELRFPLWIRAIGAVATAFNPLSSIRAAGPWGPRLLKRARGDLSKKFIKLFDDDRICTYIYHCNAQQPSGEEAFKSMSQMLGWAVNPMVRRVEQLSKKVPVTAIYGEDSWMNRAGGEKLKDIRKDAYTKVHVLKEAGHHVYADRTTAFNGIIRDICDEVD; this is translated from the exons ATGTTTTATCGCGGTTTAATAAAAAGAACATTTTGTGAGCTGCGCCGTTGTATTTTTATCAACAACAATTTAAAGAATTTTGGTTGTAGACTTCGCTcaacaacaatgacaacaatgtCTGCACCAATCGCTGAGGGAGAAGTGGATTCACAACAGATGGTGTCCTCTGAATCTTACCAAGATATTTCAAACAATAATGAAGAAAg CTCTGCTGGATGGTTTAGCAACAGAACATGGGGGAGATGGAGTCCAACTTCTGCAAAGTTACTTCAGCAAGCGGAAGAAAGTATCTTATCAT gTATCAAAACTAAATATGAGGGTAAATTTGTGCCAATAACCAGTGAGGATAAACTATGGACTATCAAACTGAATCCTAGTGAGGCCTCGGATAAAACACCAGTCGTCCTAGTCCATGGATTTGCTAGCGGAGTTGGATTGTGGTCCCTCAACCTTGATGCCTTATCCGAAAAACAACCCCTCTATGCCTTCGACATGCTTGGCTTTGGTCGCAGTTCTAGACCGAAGATGCCCAACGATCCTGAGCTCGCTGAGAAAGAATTTGTCGATGCGATGGAGAAATGGCGGAGCAAAGTCGGCATTGAAAAAATGGTGCTGGTCGGTCATAGCCTCGGTGGGTATTTGACGTACTCCTATAGCATACAACACCCGGAGAGGGTACAACATCTGGTGCTGGCTGACCCGTGGGGGTTCAGTGAGAAGCCCCCTGCAGAAGAGCTTCGATTCCCACTGTGGATCAGGGCCATTGGGGCGGTGGCAACAGCATTCAATCCACTGTCCAGTATAAGAGCTGCTGGTCCTTGGG GTCCCCGTCTCCTCAAGCGAGCTCGTGGAGATCTCAGCAAAAAGTTCATCAAACTTTTTGATGATGATCGCATCTGCACCTACATCTACCATTGCAATGCACAACAGCCAAG tGGTGAAGAGGCCTTCAAGTCGATGTCCCAGATGTTGGGCTGGGCTGTTAACCCAATGGTGAGACGAGTAGAGCAACTATCTAAGAAAGTTCCAGTCACAGCGATCTACGGTGAAGACTCGTGGATGAACCGTGCAGGAGGAGAAAAGTTGAAAGATATAAGGAAAGATGCGTACACCAAGGTCCAC GTTCTTAAGGAAGCTGGTCATCATGTATATGCGGATCGAACGACTGCCTTCAATGGCATCATTAGAGATATCTGTGACGAAGTTGACTGA
- the LOC139934991 gene encoding GEL complex subunit OPTI-like: MATKRRKGEQEDTKLSSTSAWKRAIVSGSKWQEKDEFLDVIYWGRQIVAILCGVIWGVIPLKGFLGIALFCAASAGILYVYFTSFQGVDEEDYGGVWELTKEGFMSSFALFLVIWIIVYSALFFD, from the exons ATGGCAACTAAAAGAAGAAAAGGTGAGCAGGAAGACACCAAACTCAGTTCAACGTCAGCGTGGAAACGAGCGATTGTATCAGGGTCAAAATGGCAGGAAAAG gaTGAATTTCTTGACGTGATCTACTGGGGGCGTCAGATTGTGGCGATTCTATGTGGAGTCATCTGGGGAGTCATACCATTGAAAGGATTTCTAGGAATTGCTTT ATTTTGTGCCGCCAGTGCAGGAATATTATATGTTTACTTCACAAGTTTCCAAGGCGTCGACGAAGAAGATTATGGAGGAGTCTGGGAACTCACTAAAGAAGGATTTATGTCTTCATTTGcattatttctg GTCATTTGGATAATAGTGTATTCGGCATTATTCTTTGACTGA
- the LOC139935100 gene encoding PRELI domain containing protein 3B-like — MKIWSSEHVFHHPWETVAKAAWRKYPNPMNNSVVGVDVAERRVEPSGKLYSHRILTTKWGLPGWVIRFLGMNPTCFVSEHSLVDAKERTLLLKSKNVTLNSYVSIDEELVYKPHPTISNATLLTQEAVVTVNGFGLANHLEGLVTKTISSKSASGREAMEWVIQSINQEMKDLASQVNKSMEDIKHSMETLNYE, encoded by the exons ATGAAAATTTGGAGTTCAGAACACGTTTTTCA CCATCCATGGGAGACGGTTGCTAAGGCGGCATGGAGGAAGTACCCAAATCCAATGAATAACAGCGTAGTAGGGGTTGATGTTGCCGAGAGGAGGGTAGAACCGTCAGGGAAACTATACAGTCATAGAATACTCACAACCAAATGGGGTTTACCCGGCTGGGTAATCAGA TTTCTAGGTATGAATCCAACCTGCTTTGTAAGTGAACACTCCTTAGTAGATGCCAAAGAAAGAACACTTCTTCTCAAGTCTAAAAAT GTAACCCTAAATAGCTACGTGTCCATAGATGAAGAACTTGTATATAAACCTCATCCAACGATATCAAACGC AACATTACTAACGCAAGAAGCTGTAGTCACTGTCAATGGTTTTGGTCTCGCTAATCATCTAGAAGGACTGGTCACTAAGACAATATCATCCAAATCTGCCTCG ggtCGGGAAGCAATGGAATGGGTCATCCAGTCGATCAACCAAGAAATGAAGGACTTAGCTTCTCAGGTGAACAAGAGCATGGAGGATATAAAACACAGTATGGAGACACTCAACTACGAGTAA
- the LOC139935142 gene encoding uncharacterized protein → MNVLANHKKHTHRRFHSKRASIAPPTVRSPETNTVVNLSNMVLTDPQVKLLSRGLKFCPTPREPNQLLFQQDMAQFNRRLRLREYFHVDPSMDDESSVETQPIPRNRFKEKSTWVPPKNRDVSLETYINSVNSEVLKAPSTPTPNNLPQDERHALTQLRQSPDIVIKRADKGSAVVVMNTHDYIAEGLRQLSNTDHYIECASDPTESFSQDISDTLVRIYNANGIEKDTFNYLLPHDSRTARFYLLPKIHKPNNPGRPIVSGNGSPTERISEFVDSFLKPLVCRIPSFIKDTKDFLHQLDEVKHQIPDSAILVTFDVSSLYTNIPHHEGTSACVSALNASNQSRPSVSHIKELMSHILMKNNFTFSDRHFLQVQGTAMGTKMAPSYANLFMSQLEDRLLSSAPNRPLVWWRFIDDILIGGE, encoded by the coding sequence ATGAATGTCCTGGCTAACCATAAGAAACACACCCATAGACGTTTCCACAGTAAGAGAGCCAGCATTGCTCCCCCTACTGTTAGGTCGCCAGAGACCAATACTGTAGTTAACCTGTCTAACATGGTCCTTACTGACCCACAGGTTAAACTCCTCTCAAGGGGTCTTAAGTTTTGCCCCACACCCAGAGAACCTAACCAACTTCTTTTCCAACAGGACATGGCCCAATTCAATCGTAGGTTACGCCTACGTGAATACTTTCATGTAGACCCCTCCATGGATGACGAGTCATCTGTGGAGACCCAACCCATTCCCCGCAACCGCTTCAAGGAAAAGAGTACTTGGGTACCCCCTAAGAACCGAGATGTGTCTCTAGAGACATACATCAATTCGGTTAACTCCGAGGTTCTTAAGGCCCCCAGTACCCCTACTCCCAATAACCTCCCCCAAGATGAGCGGCACGCCCTTACACAGCTCCGCCAATCACCAGACATAGTGATTAAACGGGCTGACAAGGGGTCCGCAGTTGTAGTCATGAACACACATGACTACATTGCTGAGGGCCTCAGACAGCTCAGTAACACTGATCATTACATTGAATGTGCTTCTGACCCCACTGAATCTTTCTCCCAAGATATCAGTGACACCCTGGTTAGGATTTATAACGCCAATGGTATTGAGAAAGATACATTTAACTATCTCCTCCCACATGACTCCCGTACAGCAAGGTTCTACCTTCTACCTAAGATACACAAGCCAAATAACCCAGGGAGACCTATTGTATCTGGGAATGGTAGCCCCACAGAGCGCATTTCTGAGTTTGTCGATAGCTTCCTCAAACCCTTAGTCTGCCGTATTCCTTCCTTCATCAAGGATACCAAAGACTTTCTCCACCAACTAGATGAGGTCAAGCACCAAATACCTGACTCTGCTATTTTGGttacttttgatgtttcatcacTGTATACTAACATACCCCATCATGAAGGCACGAGTGCATGTGTCTCTGCCCTCAATGCTAGTAATCAGTCCCGCCCCTCAGTGAGTCATATTAAGGAACTCATGAGCCACATTCTAATGAAGaataatttcacattttctgACAGGCATTTCCTACAGGTACAGGGTACTGCCATGGGTACCAAAATGGCACCCTCATATGCTAACCTATTCATGTCTCAGTTGGAGGACAGACTCCTGTCCTCCGCCCCCAACCGACCACTAGTTTGGTGGAGATTTATTGATGATATTTTAATAGGAGGAGAGTAA
- the LOC139934435 gene encoding probable ubiquitin-conjugating enzyme E2 C, whose product MASQNVDPMTSVPTGNMRKESSKPAVEKGDSHKVTKRLYQELMELMMNPPKGISAFPDGDNIFLWKASVEGSTDSMYEGMHYKLSMTFPANYSFTAPKVKFITPCFHPNVDTDGNVCLDILKEQWLPSYDVRSILLSIQGLLAEPNNDSPLNLSAAQLWENPAAFRKTLHEKYEADAKRRDK is encoded by the exons ATGGCATCACAGAATGTGGATCCCATGACGTCGGTTCCAACCGGCAATATGCGGAAGGAATCGTCAAAACCTGCTGTCGAAAAGGGAGACAGTCATAAAGTCACAAAGAG gcTCTACCAAGAATTAATGGAACTTATG ATGAATCCACCCAAGGGCATTTCAGCATTTCCAGATGGTGATAACATCTTCCTCTGGAAGGCATCAGTAGAGGGAAGCACAGACTCT ATGTATGAAGGGATGCACTACAAGTTGTCAATGACCTTTCCAGCAAACTATTCCTTCACGGCCCCCAAAGTCAAATTCATCACCCCATGTTTTCATCCCAACGTGGACACAGACGGCAACGTCTGTCTGGACATCTTGAAGGAGCAGTGGTTACCGTCTTACGACGTCAGGTCAATACTCCTCTCCATTCAGGGTCTCTTAGCAG AGCCGAACAACGACAGTCCCCTGAATCTGTCTGCAGCTCAGCTGTGGGAGAACCCGGCCGCTTTCAGGAAAACACTCCACGAAAAATACGAGGCCGATGCCAAGAGAAGggacaaataa